Genomic DNA from Desulfovibrio psychrotolerans:
TCATAACCGCCCCCTGTGTGCTGTGCGTGCTTACCGCCTGTTATCGCGCCAGAGTTCCAGAATCGTTCTGTCATCGTTGGCTGCCACACCCCGCTGCCAGAACAGCACACCTTCCATGAGTGCTTCTCCGTACGGAGCGGCCCCTTTTTGGCGCAGCAGGTCGGCAACACGCTCTTCCCCGAACATCTCGCGGTCTGCGTTGCGGGCTTCTGTAATGCCGTCGGAAATCAGGAGCACGGCTTCACCCGGAGAAAGGGAAAGCGAGTATTCCTGATACGACACTTCCGGCTCTATGCCAAGCGGAAGCCCGGGCGGCAGGGGTATTTCTTCCACCGATGCCCCCCGCATGCGCAACGGCATGAGGTGCCCGGCGTTGGCAAGCTGTGCGGTGTGGCTGCGTTTATCATACACCGCAACACACAGCGTGACGAAGAGAGCGTTTTCCATATCATTAAGAAGCATTTCGTTCATTCTTTTCAGAATGATAGACGGATTTAGTCCTTCCAGCGCAAGGCTGCGCATCCGCGACCAGACCGCAGCCCCCACCAGCGCCGCGCCCAGCCCCTTGCCAGCCACGTCTGCAATATAAGCCACCATGCGCCCGTCCGGCAGGATGATACAGTCGTACATGTCGCCGCCCACGTGTATGGCGGGATGGCTGCACGCCCATATGTGGCTCTCTGCCATGTCGGGCAGGCGCGGCTGAAAGGCTTCCTGAATGCGCGCGGCGGCCTGAAGCTGGGTATTCATCCGCTCCTGCTCCAGAAGGGCTTCCAGCAGGCGGGAGCGCACCAGCGCGACTCCGGCAAGGTGGGCAAAGCTTTCGAGTATGTCCAGATCTTCCGGGGTGAACATGCCACCCTGACGAGGATTGAGCACCTGCGCCACGCCCAGCAGTTCTTCCTTGTACAGGATGGGCACACAGAGCACGCTGCGTGTGCGAAAGCCTGTCACGGCATCTGCATCGCGCCGTATGCGGGGGTCGTCTTCCCCGCAGAGCAGGGGTTTGCGCGTCTGCGCCACAGTGCCCGCGATGCCTTCGCCCTGGCACAGCTCGAAATCGCAGGTGAGGATGCGCTCTGCAATGCCGGGGGTATCGTTACGGGCAAGGGCGAACCGCAGGCATTGGCGCTGCACGTCATACAGCAGGATGGACGAGGCTACCGCATCCGTCACATCCTGCGCCAGTTCCAGCAGGCGGGGCAGGAGTTCCGGCAGCGAT
This window encodes:
- a CDS encoding PP2C family protein-serine/threonine phosphatase, whose product is MAQDHSVQQRQGSRLRKLIEANQMLAQVESLPELLPRLLELAQDVTDAVASSILLYDVQRQCLRFALARNDTPGIAERILTCDFELCQGEGIAGTVAQTRKPLLCGEDDPRIRRDADAVTGFRTRSVLCVPILYKEELLGVAQVLNPRQGGMFTPEDLDILESFAHLAGVALVRSRLLEALLEQERMNTQLQAAARIQEAFQPRLPDMAESHIWACSHPAIHVGGDMYDCIILPDGRMVAYIADVAGKGLGAALVGAAVWSRMRSLALEGLNPSIILKRMNEMLLNDMENALFVTLCVAVYDKRSHTAQLANAGHLMPLRMRGASVEEIPLPPGLPLGIEPEVSYQEYSLSLSPGEAVLLISDGITEARNADREMFGEERVADLLRQKGAAPYGEALMEGVLFWQRGVAANDDRTILELWRDNRR